One window of Rissa tridactyla isolate bRisTri1 chromosome 26, bRisTri1.patW.cur.20221130, whole genome shotgun sequence genomic DNA carries:
- the LOC128901552 gene encoding olfactory receptor 14A16-like, producing the protein MSNGSSITHFLLLAFADTRELQLLHFCLFLGIYLAALLGNGLIITAVACDHRLHTPMYFFLLNLALLDLGAISTTLPKAMANSLWNTRAISYTGCVAQLFLFLTLMSAEFYLLTVMVYDRYVAICKPLRYGSLLGSRACVHMAAAAWGSGFLYALLHTANTFSIPLCQGNGLNQFICEIAQILKLSCSDSDYLKEVGLILLSACLVFACFVFIVLSYVQIFRAVLRMPSQQGQHKAFSTCLPHLAVVSLFVSTGIFAHLKPPSISSPFLDLVVSLLYSVVPPAVNPLIYSLRNQELKGALRKQTQWILHHQQ; encoded by the coding sequence atgtccaacggcagctccatcacccacttcctcctcctggcattcgcagacacgcgggagctgcagctcttgcacttctgcctcttcctgggcatctacctggctgccctcctgggcaatggcctcatcatcactgccgtagcctgtgaccaccgcctccacacccccatgtacttcttcctcctcaacctcgccctcctcgacctgggtgccatctccaccactctgcccaaggccatggccaattccctctggaaCACCAGGGCCATCTCTTACACTGGATGTGTTGCACAGCTCTTTCTATTTCTCACCTTgatgtcagcagagttttatcttctgacagtcatggtctatgaccgctacgtggccatctgcaaacccctgcgctatgggtccctcctgggcagcagagcttgtgtccacatggcagcagctgcctggggcagtggctttctctatgctctcctgcacacagctaatacattttcaatacctctctgccaaggcaatggcctaaACCAATTCATTTGTGAAATcgcccagatcctcaagctctcctgctcagactcagactacctcaaGGAAGTTGGGCTTATTCTACTCAGTGCCTGTTTAgtctttgcatgttttgttttcattgtgctgtcctatgtgcagatcttcagggctgtgctgaggatgccctcgcagcagggacagcacaaagccttttccacgtgcctccctcacctggccgtggtctccttATTTGTCAGCACTGGCATATTTGcccacctgaagcccccctccatctcctctccattTCTAGACCTAGTGGTGTCActgctgtactcggtggtgcctccagcagtgaaccccctcatctacagcctgaggaaccaggagctcaagggtGCCCTGAGGAAACAGACCCAATGGATCCTGCACCATCAACagtaa